From Coffea arabica cultivar ET-39 chromosome 9c, Coffea Arabica ET-39 HiFi, whole genome shotgun sequence, one genomic window encodes:
- the LOC113708808 gene encoding V-type proton ATPase subunit G 1, with product MDANRGQNGIQLLLAAEQEAQHIVNAARAAKQARLKQAKEEAEKEIAEFRAQMEAEFQRKVAQTSGDSGANVKRLEQETEAKIHHLKNESSRISHDVVQLLLRHVTSVKI from the exons ATGGATGCCAACAGAGGCCAGAATGGAATTCAACTGTTATTAGCGGCAGAACAGGAAGCTCAACACATTGTCAATGCTGCTAGAGCTG CAAAACAGGCTAGACTAAAACAGGCCAAGGAAGAAGCTGAGAAGGAAATTGCGGAATTCCGTGCACAAATGGAAGCTGAGTTTCAGAGAAAGGTTGCACAG ACTAGTGGAGACTCGGGTGCTAATGTGAAACGACTTGAACAAGAAACGGAGGCAAAGATCCATCACCTTAAGAATGAATCTTCCAGAATTTCCCATGATGTTGTTCAGCTGCTTCTGAGGCACGTGACTTCTGTAAAGATTTAA